A window of Clostridium novyi genomic DNA:
AAATATTCAGAAAAGTCGAAACATTGGAAAAACCGGTGATAGCAGCTGTTAATGGTTTTGCTTTAGGTGGCGGTTGTGAACTTTCCATGGCTTGTGACATAAGAATAGCATCTCAAAAAGCTAAATTTGGACAACCTGAAGTTTCACTTGGAATTACCCCAGGATTTGGTGGAACACAAAGACTTGCAAGACATATAGGTATGGGAATGGCTAAAGAATTAATATATTCAGCTAAAAATATAAATGCTGATGAAGCCTTTAGAATAGGTCTTGTAAATAAAGTTGTTGCACCAGAAGAGTTAATGAAAGAAGCTAAAAAACTTGCAAATGAGATTGCGGGAAGATCTCCAATTGCTGTAAAGCTTTGTAAACAAGCTATAAATAGAGGAATTCAAGTAGATATAGACACAGCAATAAATATAGAAGCTGAAATTTTTGGAGAATGCTTCTCCACAGAAGACCAGAAAGACGCAATGACAGCATTTGTAGAAAAAAGAAAATTAGATGGTTTCAAAAACAGATAGGAGGTAATACAAATGGATTTTAATTTA
This region includes:
- a CDS encoding short-chain-enoyl-CoA hydratase, whose protein sequence is MEHKNVLLEKENNIAIVTINRPEALNALNTDTLNELDLVVDEVAKDDDILVVILTGAGEKAFVAGADISEMKDKNVMEGRKFGLLGNKIFRKVETLEKPVIAAVNGFALGGGCELSMACDIRIASQKAKFGQPEVSLGITPGFGGTQRLARHIGMGMAKELIYSAKNINADEAFRIGLVNKVVAPEELMKEAKKLANEIAGRSPIAVKLCKQAINRGIQVDIDTAINIEAEIFGECFSTEDQKDAMTAFVEKRKLDGFKNR